The DNA sequence GACTGAAAAGTGCAGATTAAATACAAGGCTCAAACCCAGGTTCCACAGCACAAGGCATTGCATTTGCCATTTATTTTGCAAATATGCATAATATTATACAAACAAATATGTTTAAATTCATTTATGAACTAGAATAAAAATGTATCATTGTCTTTCTGCATTTTggaaatttctattttatatacaataaataaataaaatatttttaatatgtttaatattttaatatgttctTGACAATCTAAGgggcatcctgggctctgctcatGAACCATCTGCAGAGGTTTGGGAGAGAAAACAGCTTTGCAGGACTGTCaagacagaggaaaagaactcACTTTTGAAATGATGACAGTTTATTAAGACGAGATTTGTAAATTTATATCCCTGTATTTAAGTTCTCAGAAATTTGATCCCCAAACCATAGATTATAGATCTGTTACAGTTACAAAGTCCATTCTAACGAAATGTCTCCAATAAGAGAGTCCTGGCTGTTAAGCCATAAGCTTGAACTAAGACACACTGTTACAGGGCTGCCCTGGGGTGAAGACAGTAAGCTTCAACTAAGATGAACTGTTGCAGGACTGCTCTGTAGGGAAGGCAGTAAGCTTGAACTAAGATACACTGTTACAAGGCTGCCCTGGGGTGAAGTATCCGCACTGCAGCTTTAAGAACTCAAGCGCATCTCATCAAGAGCTGTCCTGACTCTGAGATGAAGCCAGCTTGGCCATTAAAAACATGCTgcaaattaatataataatacttTCCCAACTTATCTGTGCTAAGCTTCGCCTATATAATTCCTCTCAGCAAAGctctggtgtttttgtttttgttttgtttttttattaagcctcagtctccttcctctgtctttcaTGGAACTGATTCACAGCAGAGTGGTAGCATtacacagcaaaaagaaaagccAGCAAGTGGGGTTTAAGCCAAGAGCTAAGTCTTTCCCCAGAAAACATGAAATTTCCACAGAGAAAATCCCCAAGGTGATTAAGTTCATATCTaggaaataaaaaggaggaatatTTTAAGATTTCTGAAGACTTCAAATGAACTTTATAAAGGCAGTAATTGGCAGAAATACAATGTAATATTCAATGCATAAAGTATTTGGGAAGAGAAGTAAGCGTACTATCAGTGACTTAGTGTCAGAAAAGGGACGCTGGGCCACATGGGCCTGTTCTAATTTAAAACAATGGCAACATACACATATGACCCAATTGTCCTGAGGGGAGAACAGTCTTTCTCTCCTGAGGACATCATCATGTTGCTTTCAACAACTGCAGCAAGCAAGCCCAGCCTACTTGTAAAGTTTGACATCCGAGGCTCAAGCAGAAATAAGTGGTCTGGTTTTCTTTTCCCTCATGGTCTCCTTCTCAGCAGGCACTGTTCTGGGCCCCCCACATCAACCACCCCTTAAATAATTAGCAAAGGGCAACTCATAAATAATCATTCATTACAAGTTCTAGAAGCAGATCCCAGGCAACAGGATGGACTCATATCACAGCAGGTGCAGGCTGTAGGATCTCATCATAGACAGATGCAACCTACCAACCAGGCAGTGtggttcccttcctctctccttttccttctcttccccttcccctccctctcttccttccttcttcacttcctctctttcctcttccttctttccagagTCCTTGCTTGCTGCCATCCtccattcatttttatgtatatattttttaaaaatattaaaagaaaaaactaagaaagtagaaagggggaaaaaacacctgattcattttaaaatatatatcttcaTTTGTGACCCAATAAATGAACTTCTTATGCAAAGACTATATTTCCACTTCCATTACACAGATCCTCAAATTCCTCACAGTGATTCTCTCTTGAGTTAACATTGAAATTTGTCCTAGTGAAGGCATTTAGAAATAGAGAAATGTTCTTgcattctccaaaaaaaaaagtgattcaaAACAGACAGTATCTTATGCAACTATTCAGAGATAAGTTCATTAAAACTCTTGTATCTAGATCATATGTGTAGGTTCCCTCTTCAGAATAAACCACAAACACACTGTAGTAAACTCAGTGCCAGCCCTGCAGTGTGGTAAATCAGACACCCCTTTCCTCTTACTCTCTCTGTTGCCAGCATGTTTCGGCTCTAGAGCTATAATGTTACCAGGGAGGAAACAtggaaaaacatttctttctatGAAAAACATTAAGGAGGTACATTTCCTTCAAAAAcccaagacagaaaaggaaggaagaacagctgctctggccctttaaaaaaaaataataataataataataaagagattGAATGGTGGGTTTAACCTTCAAGTCACCTTCAGGAGAAATACAGAAATGAAAGAGTAAAGTATAAAGTGGAAGAGGGAAGCAGTAGTCTTTAATCCATTAGCAAAGTTCCCCCTTAACAGAGGGACTTATAAGTCCCTGCATCAGCCCCTTAATGGCCCAGACTCATCAACAGTTCGGGTGACATTGAAGCTACACTGGGAAGCTACAAGCACCAGCTTTAGCCTAAGTAATCGGCCATGACTTTGTTTGCAAGCAACATTTTCCTCTCTATACCCGGCTGGATGTTTAACCGTTTTTAGCTAGTTTAGAGACGAGGCAAAACAGGCTGATTGTGAAATTAAACATGTGTTTCCTTGTAAATGTCTCTGCGGGGCCATCTCATTGCCAAAGCCCCACAGAAAACTCGCAGCTGAAGCCTGTTTGTCACCCATGTGCTGTCGCTGTGGAGAGCTCTTCCCGGGAGCGCACAGCAAGATACTGCTGGCAGCTTTCTGCAGCTTAGTGaaagcaggcaggcacacacagctCATGCAGAAGGGCTGCAGCCTTAGGCTGCTGCGGCAGTATCTAGATGGCATCCGGCCGAGGTCCCACCCTGCTAGCCCACATTTCACCGACCCAcagagttttcattttcatttattttttcatgggaaatcaaaaaaaaatcacagttttaCAATATTTACCAGTTAGTCCTCCACTTTGTGGAGTGTCACTCTTAGTGACTTGAGTCTGGGCTCTACCTCCTTAAGCAGTAACCAGCACTCAGCAAATCAGATGGGCCTCATACCCAACCCCCTCACCCTCCACCCCTGCAGCCCGCCCGCAATGCTGCAGTTTCACACTCTAGGACCAAAAGTTAACTCCTCAAATGAAccctcttcctttttaaaatctcGCTTCTACCTTAAAACGCGTGGGCCAAGAGCTTATAAAACTACAAAATTCAGTCCACCAGAGAGGAAGCCATCTGTGATTCCTTAGTGATGAATACAACCCAGTCACATAATGAAACAGAGGTCAGAGAATATAAGCCCAAAAAGAAGGCATTTCAGCTTGCTGTCTCTGCTTCCGAGTGCTGGTTTATTCCGATCCACAGCAAgcccctcctgtgtgtgtcccTCAGCTCTGGTACTAGGACCGCATTCCATCCCTCACTTTGTCTGGCAGGACTCTGAACTTTTTCGCTCTGAATTTTCCCAAGCTGTAATCCCAAATAGAAGGgcattttcacttaaaaaatacgCAACCAAAGGAAACTCTCTGTAGAGTGTTTGTTTAAATAAACATACTTAAAAGATGGTTGGCCTATTCCGCGTCAGTCGTCAAAATACACATGGGGAAATATATTGTGTTTTATAAAAGGGGGGAGGAGTACCTGTCTTATTCAAGATGAGGATGACTCTGTTCTGTAGCCTTTCAATTAGTTTAAAACTAATTGAGTTGCCTGGTCAGTTTTTATAGCGCACATAAGTAGTACCTAGACAGAAAGATGACAAGGCATTTTTCAAACTCATCATACATTCTATCTCCCTGGATTTTTCATCTCAACTTTCAAATTCCCCTTCCCAAGGTATGGTTGACCTTCAAATTTCAGGCCTTGTGTCTCCTCTTTTCCCAGCATCTATCATTTGTCGGAAAAGTCAAATTAGGTTTCAAGTCTCTGTTTGCCTTGACTGAGTTTAATGAATTTTAGTTGTTTTCAAAACCTGCAGTCTGTTCATTGTGCCAACTCTGCACTGCAGAGAAGTTAGCGTGGGATTTCCAGCTTGGTTCCTACAAACAAACAGTCACTACAAACAGGTTTATTATTCACTTGAGGAGATGAGCCAAAAGTGACCCTCCTCTGGGCTCTGGCCCACAGGAACCCCAGCAGCCTCCCGGGGCCCCGCCTGGGCGCTGTCCTTGGTGCTGCCGGGTCCTTGGGCGCCCCGCGCCTTACCTGCTGTAGGCTGCCGAGGTCCCCCAACCGTTAAGCAGACTGGAGCGCCACATCCCACTTTTAACACAAATGACTACCCCGGCCCGTCCTCTTTGTCCCCTTCCCGGAGGTTTCGGGTCGGCCATTCCTCaaaaactctctctttttttttttcttctgcacaACTCTCGGCTCATCTCTGCCTGCTTTAAGACAAGGAgtagggggaggaaagggtggatAAGGAAGATAAGGATGAatagagaagggaaaaaaattagaGTCGGGAGGAAGAGGGGTAAAAGATGAGtcggcaaagaaaaaaaaaaatgtcccaggGGACAGAGCGCCAAGGGAAATGCCGGATGAGaactaagaaaagagaaagaagggagaagggccacaaagggggtgggggtgatttaaaaaaagattagcaGAGCCTGAGTCCAAAAGTAAGGAAGAAAGAGCTAAGGGGTAGGGGACAAAAGAAGAGCCAGGAGACCGGAGAACTGCCCAAAGGGCCGGAGAGTGACTAGACAAAGAAAGGACGCTCCCGGcacttgcaccaaggctgtgaacTGCAAACTGCAGGTGAAACGCAGAAAAGGGAGAGCTACAGGGTGACAAGTGGTCTGGGACCCAAGGGGACGCTGCAGAAGGGCCGACCGGGCTACACCCAAATGCGGGGTCCACTGTGGCGCGGGCCCACGTGGAGCGTGGAGCGGCCGCTGAATCACCGCAGGGCTcatctcccccttccccccacccccggccctgTGCCCGCAGTCCCCGCCTCCTCGACCGCCGCCTCCACGGGGCGGGGCCCTGGCCCGGGACCAGCTGCTCCGCTATAAAGGGGCTGCGGCGAGGCCGGCAGAACGCTGTGACAGCCACACACCCCAAGGCCTCCAAGATGAGCTACACGCTGGACTCGCTGGGCAACCCGTCCGCCTACCGGCGGGTCACCGAGACCCGCTCCAGTTTCAGCCGCGTGAGCGGGTCCCCGTCCAGCGGCTTCCGCTCGCAGTCCTGGTCCCGCGGCTCGCCCAGCACCGTGTCCTCCTCCTACAAGCGCAGCGCGCTCGCCCCGCGCCTCGCCTATAGCTCGGCCATGCTCAGCTCGGCCGAGAGCAGCCTCGACTTCAGCCAGTCCTCGTCCCTGCTCAACGGCGGCGGCTCCGGCGGCGACTACAAGCTGTCCCGCTCCAACGAGAAAGAGCAGCTGCAGGGGCTGAACGACCGCTTCGCCGGCTACATCGAGAAAGTGCACTACTTGGAACAGCAGAACAAGGAGATCGAGGCGGAGATCCAGGCGCTGCGGCAGAAGCAGGCCTCGCATGCCCAGCTGGGTGACGCTTATGACCAGGAGATCCGAGAGCTGCGCGCCACGCTCGAGATGGTTAACCACGAGAAGGCTCAGGTGCAGCTGGACTCCGACCACTTGGAGGAAGACATTCACCGGCTCAAGGAGCGCTTCGAGGAGGAGGCGCGGCTGCGCGACGACACCGAGGCTGCCATCCGCGCGCTGCGCAAAGACATCGAGGAGTCGTCGATGGTAAAGGTGGAGCTGGACAAGAAGGTGCAGTCTCTGCAGGATGAGGTGGCCTTCCTGCGGAGCAATCACGAAGAGGAGGTGGCCGACCTGCTGGCTCAGATCCAGGCGTCGCACATCACGGTAGAGCGCAAAGACTACCTGAAGACAGACATCTCCACGGCCCTGAAGGAGATCCGCTCCCAGCTCGAGTGCCACTCAGACCAGAACATGCACCAGGCCGAAGAGTGGTTCAAATGCCGCTACGCCAAGCTCACCGAGGCGGCCGAGCAGAACAAGGAGGCCATCCGCTCCGCCAAGGAAGAGATCGCCGAGTACCGGCGCCAGCTGCAGTCCAAGAGCATCGAGCTGGAGTCGGTGCGCGGCACTAAGGAGTCCCTGGAGCGGCAGCTCAGCGACATCGAGGAGCGCCACAACCACGACCTCAGCAGCTACCAGGTAGGAACCGCGGCTGCGCGGCCGGCCGGCGCCAGCGCCAGCGCCAGCGCCGCGCGCCCCCGACACGACACTCGAGCGCGCGCCGGGAGGCCCTCTTGGTCGCGCTCCCTGGTGGCAGCTCGCCAACGCGCACGAGCGCCCCCGCAGACCCTACTTAGCCGAGGTCCGGGGTCCTTGCCCCGCCCTCCCTCGTTGCCCCACCCACCTGCCTCAACCGCTTAGAAATCCCCATCTCCTTCAAAAACTTGCTTTCCTACAgtagaatctacttttaaagtaaGCGGCACATTCCGGTGATCGAGAAATGCGTCATTTAATAAGTAAAAGCATAGATAGTCTTTTATATCCTCCCCTAAACTGGCTTCAGTCCAGAGTTTGGGTGGGGATAGAGAGCTAGGTCCAATAGGGACCGTCCTTGGGTTCCAGAGTGTTCCCTTCAGGGGCGTTCTAGGCTTACTAATCTCCCTGCACATGGTGCCTGGGAAATGTCTGGTtgattttttgttggtttgttttgaattCCATTACTATAAAAGAAAGGGGTGGAGGCTAAGAGTGATATGTGCTAGACTTatggagctggggggtgggggggcaggctCGGGGAGGGGGATAGCAAGTGCCCTGTGAAGGAAGTTTCTGGAGATTCCCTGTGCCTTTCAGGACACCATCCAGCAGTTGGAAAATGAGCTTCGGGGAACGAAGTGGGAAATGGCTCGTCATTTGCGAGAGTACCAGGATCTCCTCAACGTCAAGATGGCCCTGGACATTGAGATTGCAGCTTACAGGTACAGGTTTCCTGCAGACTTGGTCCAGGCGCTATCCGCACTGCGGAGGGAGCCTGCTGGCTCACAGCCTTCCCCACTGGGGCCAAAGCTGATGGTGTTAGCTCAGAGGCCTGGCTCCCCTGCTCAGTTAAAAACAAATGGAATCCTAAGTACTGAGATGCAGTTTTATCACTTTTATTAATCTTAAAGGTGACTATGGGGAGGAtccgggaggagggaggagttgggggaggcaaaaaatatgatcaaaatataattgtactaaaaaaaaaaaagcccaaaaatGCACCCAAAAAAAGTGGGTAAAGGATATTTTTAAGTTGCTGGGGGCCACACCAATAGgattaaacattttgttttaaatgtctttGTATGTTTGACAGGCagatgaagtttttatttttaatatttcatctgATGATTCTAACTCTTTTATAATGCCAAGGACAAACACCAGGTcattctgcttctgtttctcttacAGCATTCTGTTGCCATCATCTGGCTGAGACTAGATATAGACGCATTAGAATatagatacatttattttaagtCTATGGATGATATCCATGCATTCTGACTACAGTATATGTGATACCTTCATATAGCTAGATCTATACAAGCATTATGTATAGAACCGTACAGAACTAAATGTATAGGCAATTATAGGTTTGATCTCTTTATCAATAGGCTGGTTATAGGTCTCCTGACTAATGCTGTCTTTCTGCTGACCAGATTCAAAACACACAGTTCTTGACAAAGCAATCATTTCCTATAAGGACGTTACAGCAAGAATAAACtgcactttcttttaaaaaaaaaaaacagacgaTTGTACAAATAGACATATTGTCACTGAAATCGTAAAACAAATTATAGCTGGGTTCATCTATATTAACATCTAGCTATACTTGAAATTCATCAATATTCTGATTCATGcccaataattttaattttttaaattgaacatTTTATTTGCTCTAACAGTTCATACAAATCTTGACAATTCAAATGATGAGGGAGGCCACCATTTGGGGGATGGAGAGGGTTGGCAGCTAGGGACCTTCTGAGCACGTTCATACTGCACCAATGGCTGACTGCTGCAGAGCTCAACTTACTGTCTGGGTGTGGTTAATTGTCTACTGGGAGTGGCTAGATACTGCAGCAGAGAACCAGCTGGCACTCTTGGAGAATCTGCCCCTGAATGTGATGTAACACGTCAGTTAAGTCACAGTAGATGCTGCACTGGTAGACAGAATGTCTTCCTTATGTGGTTCTATTTATTCTAAAGTGGCCTGTGCATTCATTACCTTTATGGTAATGAAGATTAGAAGGCCACATAAGTCTTTGACGTTGTCTCATCCTCTTTGATTCCTTCCTTAGGAAACTCCTGGAGGGTGAAGAGACCAGATTTAGCACATTTTCAGGCAGCATCACCGGGCCTCTGTACACACACCGACAGCCCTCAGTCACAATATCCAGTAAGATTCAGAAGACCAAAGTGGAGGCTCCCAAGCTCAAGGTCCAACACAAATTTGTGGAGGAGATCATAGAGGAAACTAAAGTAGAAGATGAGAAGTCAGAAATGGAAGACGCCCTCACAGCCATCGCAGAGGAGTTGGCAGCCTCCGCCaaggaggaaaaggcagaggaggccgaggagaaggaagaggaacaggaagccGAAAAGTCTCCTGTGAAGTCTCCTGAGgctaaggaagaggaggaaggggaaaaggaggaagaagaaggccaggaggaggaagaagaggaagacgaAGGTGCCAAGTCAGACCAGGCGGAAGAGGGAGGATCTGAGAAGGAAGGCTCCAGTGAAAAAGATGAAGGCgagcaggaagaagagggggaaactgaggcagaaggtgaaggagaggaagtggaagctaaggaggaaaagaaaacggAAGAAGTGGCTGTCAAGGAGGAAATCAAGGTAGAGAAGCCAGAGAAAGCCAAGTCCCCTGTGCCAAAATCACCAGTGGAAGAGGTAAAGCCAAAATCAGACACCAAGGCAGGGAAAGGCgagcagaaggaggaagagaaagttaaggaagaaaagaaggaagtcgTCAAGGAAGCACCCAAGGAAGAGAAggtggagaaaaaggaggagaagcCAAAAGATGTGCCAGAGAAGAAGGCCGAGTCCCCAGTAAAAGAGAAGGCTGTGGAGGAGGTGATCACCATCACCAAGTCGGTAAAGGTGAGCCTGGAGAAAGATGCTAAAGAGGAGAagcctcagcagcagcaggagaaagcgaaggagaaggagaaggcagaggaggagggagggagtgaggaggaaggaagtgacCGCAGCCCACAGGAATCCAGGAAGGAAGACATAGCTATCAATGGGGAGgtggaaggaaaagaggaggaacaGGAAACTCAGGAGAAGGGcagtgggagggaagaggagaaaggggtggTCACTAATGGGCTAGATGTGAGCCCAGCGGATGAGAAGAAAGGGGATGACGGGAGCGAGGGCAAAGTGGTGGTGACCAAGAAGGTAGAGAAAATCACCAGCGAGGGGGGCGATGGTGCTACCAAATACATCACCAAGTCTGTAACCGTCACTCAAAAGGTCGAAGAGCATGAGGAGACCTTTGAGGAGAAACTAGTGTCAACTAAAAAGGTAGAAAAAGTCACCTCACACGCCATAGTCAAGGAAGTCTCCCAGGGTGACTAAGGTTTGAGCCCACTGCAAAAGGTTAAGCCATACGACAATttcaaaatgcatgtgattgacaGCTTCAAAACAGAATGGGTTCTCCCATGGGGGCTCCAGAcattgtatttttcctttgtgcAATATGAGGGAACTGCATGCAAGCTCAGGGTGCCTCCTCCGCAGTCTTGGGGGGATTCAAATGCATGATCGTATATGTACCTGGGGAATTGCCAGTGTCCTGAGATGCTGGAAGAGGGGCACTCGGGGGGATGTCTTGAGATGTATTATGCAAAGTACCAACTGAGCCAAAAAATAATAAGTGAAACAGAACTCTCTTAGCCTTAAGAAAGCTATATATGAATACTTATGTTTACCTCACTGGTGCATTTCAAATGGACTTCTGTTCATGGGAGAACCTTGCTGACCTGCAGTTTGCAACCTTATGTTGATCGATGTAAAACGTCACATCAGTCCTTGCTCAATAAAGGTCATACTGGAAACATAAGTCAAATGTGTGGTGATACCTTATTTCACGGTGAAGTATCTCCTGCCAGGAGCTGCCTTCCCCCAGAATGCATTGCCTATGGAAACTGTTAGTGACCGGCACACCTCAGTTCTCTAAGAGAATCTAATTGGAAAACAAGTTGCTTAAGAGGTTTTCATGTGTTGGGACACTTACTTAGCCCAGGCTTCATCCCGATACTTTAAAACTATGGTTCTGAAATAAAAGTAAGAGCACCATGGGGAAATAAAAggaggtttggagggagggaagacttCAGTCTCCAGATGGTTTCATCCTGAGGTTGGTCGAGTGTCTCAAGGTAAGAGGGTAATAATGAGGTCATAGCAAGTACCCTGCAGTTGAGCTGCTGAACAGGAAAGTCATGTGTGTCTAAAAGAAGTGGGACTTAAATAGCCACATGTCCACTCTGGCGAACACTTCTTTTCATCACTGTTTTCTTGATTTGGTTGAAAACAATTTATACTGTTTTTATTAGTTGGGGAAAtaataccaaaaataaataaaatattcacatttgttttaaaaaaaatgaatctttgaTTTAGAGAGTAAATAGTTTTAAGTGAAAAGCCCTGGTCTAGACCAAGGGAAAACAATACTATTTCCTTTCCAAAGTTATTTGCCTTAGACCTTTACACTCATATGTAAATTAATTAGCAATTCTCTTTTCcgactttgttttttttattagtgAGACCAGCCCAAGGACATCCTCCTTTGATGCTCTGGTTAAGTGGTTTTTCAAGCTATTCCAATTCGAAACTCTGAACATACCCATGGAAGCTCAAAGACAATGGCAGCTTTTGCAGTGATGTTTCCCCAGCCATTTGCCAGTACTCAGTTTTACAAAACCTGCATCTCACCTGCACACTTATTTATGTATAGCTCTTCTTTAAAACAACTCATGGTTTATGTGAAAAGACTCATTTTTTACAGATGCAATACTATCCATGGCACCCGAGATGAAACGGGGTTATTTAAATATAACAAGCCCCAAACCCCAACTCTCTGtggaagttaaaaataaaatgagcataCTGGAGGGATCCAGGGTACCACCTGGAGCACAGCGATCAGCTGATGAAGCAGGTGTTGGAAAAGAGGAGCTGGGACAGAGGTCACAGACAGCCCCTGAGACTGACTCAGCCCAGAACTATGATGCTTTGATGAAAGTTCCAGAAAACAGCATCACATTTGCCTCCCATCTTGGCCAGTCTAATTAAAAGTGATTCCaacagtggggggtgggggggtggggttgaAGCACCTCCCCTTCCCCAAGTCCTAGAAACCTATCAGAAGTGAAAACAGAAGCTGCCTCTATATGATCTAAGCCACATAAACTTCAAGTAGTTATTAATAAGTAaacattattataaaaataattatttgttcATGAAACCATCTCATCAAATAAAAGTaccaggagggggaggggagagtatCAACACTGGTCCCTGGGGTACAGAAACCCTTTTTCGAATTTTTGTATTGTTGTGTTATATTTTGTTCCTGTTTTGCAGCATGTACTATTTAAAAATGAGATCAGTCAGCTGAATTCTCTCTGAGGCCAGAACTGTGTACTTaacccaccagccctgcctgctTTCAAtcacctccttttctttcctaggaatatttctgtattttgtaaAAGACAGAATCACTATTTTCACCTCCTCACAAACATTAAAACAACATTTCTTTGATAATCCGAGTAAACATTTCTAAATCAATAAATGGTCTTGCTGATTCATCAAGTAAACTAGATGTTTATTAAGGATCCTATGGAGACATACTGTTCTTCTCTTCTGGAATACTGCTTCAATTGTGAATGACAAATATTACACTCTAATTCAGAGGAAAACAATCTGAAATTCATATTTCCAGATATACTCAGTGACAGTGAGAAAGTGTATTGAAAGCTGTCCAGGAAGCTAGGGACTGGTATCTCTGACTATAGTCCATCTCGGGCTACAGGGACACTAAGCTAACAAAAAAGAGAGTCGCTGTTTGGCTAGTAAATTGTCCTTGAGACACTGTTCATTTCTTATATTGTGAGAACTATTAAAGATAGTTAGATCTCAAtagttttctaattttaaaaataaaaggatttcCTTAAAAACCTTTCTCTGGTCAGCAAGTGGGATCATGGAACTGAGATTTAACCTTGAGTCCAGCTCCAGAGTATACACTCTAAACTCCTATACCACATCATCCCTCAGATCCACCTCTTAGCCCCACCCCTCAGACCCACCCCTCAGATCAGATCCACCTCTTAGCCCCACCCCTCAGATCCACCCCTTGGACCCACCTCTCAGATCTACCCATGTGGACCACTCAATTTATAAGGATGTCCATCTGactcctttgtttcttttcagaGGAAAGAGATCAGAGCCCTGCCTTAAGTCCTGCTTTTAACATGCTTATCTCGAGGGCATCACTTACACCGTGAGATGTTGTTCAAACACAAAATCAGTGGCGATTCCTTGCACCACACAGCTTGCCGCAGTAATTTGACAAATGCTGTTCTCGTGGTAAACTTgcatgttcaatttttttttttttaaggagttaTTTCTGGTGTGTTTCAGCCTACAGCCAGTCAGTGCAGAGACAGTTCTAAAACATTAGGACTGTTGTTTCCACAACAAATAGGTTGCTAGTTCCAGTTTGGAACAAGTTCTTTTTCCTGGTGGTTTATAGAACTCACCCAAAGGGAAgcagttttgttctattttgttgttttgttttgttttttattcttctctgatATATTacatcccctccctctcctccccctagTCTCTCCCTGCCTTTTCCCTCAGATTCACACACATCCGCTTTGTCTCcccttagaaaagagcaggcctgccagagatatcaaccaaacacagcatagtaagctacaataagaccaggcacataccatcacatcaaggctgaaagaggcaacccagtaggaggaaaggggccCCACAagcaggaaaaagagtcagagacagcccctatccccactgttaggaatcccccaagaacaccaagctactctgccataacatatatgcagagaacctgggtcagacccctacaggctccctggttgttgtgAACCCCCATAAGTCCAGGgcagttgattctgtgagcccTGTTCTCATGGTGCCCCTGATCCCTCTATTTCCTCTGCCCCC is a window from the Peromyscus eremicus chromosome 9, PerEre_H2_v1, whole genome shotgun sequence genome containing:
- the Nefm gene encoding neurofilament medium polypeptide; its protein translation is MSYTLDSLGNPSAYRRVTETRSSFSRVSGSPSSGFRSQSWSRGSPSTVSSSYKRSALAPRLAYSSAMLSSAESSLDFSQSSSLLNGGGSGGDYKLSRSNEKEQLQGLNDRFAGYIEKVHYLEQQNKEIEAEIQALRQKQASHAQLGDAYDQEIRELRATLEMVNHEKAQVQLDSDHLEEDIHRLKERFEEEARLRDDTEAAIRALRKDIEESSMVKVELDKKVQSLQDEVAFLRSNHEEEVADLLAQIQASHITVERKDYLKTDISTALKEIRSQLECHSDQNMHQAEEWFKCRYAKLTEAAEQNKEAIRSAKEEIAEYRRQLQSKSIELESVRGTKESLERQLSDIEERHNHDLSSYQDTIQQLENELRGTKWEMARHLREYQDLLNVKMALDIEIAAYRKLLEGEETRFSTFSGSITGPLYTHRQPSVTISSKIQKTKVEAPKLKVQHKFVEEIIEETKVEDEKSEMEDALTAIAEELAASAKEEKAEEAEEKEEEQEAEKSPVKSPEAKEEEEGEKEEEEGQEEEEEEDEGAKSDQAEEGGSEKEGSSEKDEGEQEEEGETEAEGEGEEVEAKEEKKTEEVAVKEEIKVEKPEKAKSPVPKSPVEEVKPKSDTKAGKGEQKEEEKVKEEKKEVVKEAPKEEKVEKKEEKPKDVPEKKAESPVKEKAVEEVITITKSVKVSLEKDAKEEKPQQQQEKAKEKEKAEEEGGSEEEGSDRSPQESRKEDIAINGEVEGKEEEQETQEKGSGREEEKGVVTNGLDVSPADEKKGDDGSEGKVVVTKKVEKITSEGGDGATKYITKSVTVTQKVEEHEETFEEKLVSTKKVEKVTSHAIVKEVSQGD